A genome region from Hydrogenoanaerobacterium saccharovorans includes the following:
- a CDS encoding sensor histidine kinase, with product MKPSFKKIKMLFSNSLSSVQFVLSFWISLFALSAMITVAIVMFLKFNNTLTANVITNSVQVVDQVMMTLNSYINNTMDVSDRIVTDMNTYFISDKQAVVDTLNTAYKLRDDIVSMTVFDEKGNVVAAAPLGLEVKNNVNITEQDWYRSSMQSYTPYTFSPPHVQNIYKGKYNWVVTLSRKLDLYNSSISGNAVFTIDMNFNSIEENCSRVTIGSRGYVFILDENDNIIYHPQQQMIYSSIKNEDIGFISGKPDGEYVQAENNSVVVIRSLDQTNWKLIGISFLKDAEATRVEVISFLGRLFMIAIILVTMIAVVMSRRISKPLVRLTETMDKVEKGDLTIHSYEDGFYEVSRLRHSFNHMIDRINELLERIKSEEQELRKSELKALQAQINPHFLYNTLGSILWMCERNDGKGAVVMVQALANLFRISISKGNEIITIKEELQHAESYLIIQKVRYKEQFEYSIDVDENIKNCKSLKIILQPMIENAIYHGIDRMVDKGKITIRIKDCGDTILMQVVDNGLGMPESVLNHILESESSNSYGIGVKNVHHRIQIYFGKEYGLSFQSELDEGTTVNIRIPKIEGDANERKSNEDND from the coding sequence TTGAAACCGTCATTTAAAAAGATTAAAATGCTGTTTTCCAACAGTCTTTCCAGTGTGCAGTTTGTTTTGAGCTTTTGGATTAGCTTGTTTGCGCTTTCTGCTATGATCACGGTTGCTATTGTGATGTTTCTTAAATTTAACAATACCCTTACAGCAAACGTTATTACCAACTCGGTGCAGGTGGTTGATCAGGTGATGATGACGCTCAACTCCTATATCAACAATACCATGGATGTATCGGATCGCATTGTCACCGATATGAATACGTATTTTATTTCGGACAAGCAGGCAGTGGTTGATACCTTAAATACCGCTTATAAGCTGCGTGATGATATTGTTTCGATGACTGTGTTTGATGAAAAAGGCAATGTGGTTGCTGCTGCACCGCTTGGGCTTGAGGTAAAAAACAATGTGAATATCACCGAGCAGGATTGGTATCGCTCATCGATGCAATCTTATACTCCTTATACCTTTTCGCCGCCCCATGTGCAAAACATCTACAAAGGCAAATACAATTGGGTGGTTACGCTCAGCCGAAAGCTTGACCTTTACAACAGCAGCATTTCGGGTAATGCCGTTTTTACTATCGATATGAATTTTAATTCTATTGAAGAAAATTGCAGCAGGGTCACCATTGGGTCGCGTGGATATGTATTTATTCTCGATGAAAACGACAATATTATCTATCATCCGCAGCAGCAGATGATTTATTCGAGTATTAAGAATGAAGATATCGGTTTTATCAGCGGCAAACCCGACGGAGAGTATGTACAGGCAGAGAACAACAGCGTAGTGGTAATTCGCTCGCTAGACCAAACGAATTGGAAGTTGATTGGCATCAGCTTTTTGAAAGATGCAGAAGCAACACGTGTAGAAGTAATCAGCTTCCTTGGCAGGCTGTTTATGATTGCAATTATCCTTGTTACAATGATTGCAGTTGTCATGTCACGGCGTATTTCAAAGCCGTTGGTGCGCCTTACCGAAACGATGGATAAAGTGGAGAAAGGGGACCTCACCATTCACTCTTATGAGGATGGTTTTTATGAGGTCAGTCGCCTGCGCCACAGCTTTAACCACATGATTGACCGTATCAATGAGCTGCTGGAACGCATTAAATCGGAGGAACAGGAACTGCGCAAAAGCGAGCTCAAGGCTCTGCAAGCGCAGATTAATCCGCACTTTTTGTACAATACATTGGGTTCTATTCTTTGGATGTGCGAGCGCAATGATGGAAAAGGCGCTGTTGTTATGGTGCAAGCACTTGCCAATTTGTTTCGCATCAGCATCAGCAAGGGCAATGAGATTATCACTATTAAAGAAGAATTGCAGCATGCCGAAAGCTATTTGATTATCCAAAAGGTACGATATAAAGAACAGTTTGAATATTCCATTGACGTGGACGAAAATATAAAAAACTGTAAATCTCTTAAAATTATCCTGCAGCCTATGATTGAGAACGCCATTTACCATGGCATTGACCGTATGGTAGATAAAGGGAAGATTACCATTCGCATTAAAGATTGCGGAGATACGATACTGATGCAAGTAGTTGACAACGGCTTGGGTATGCCGGAATCGGTACTCAATCACATACTCGAATCCGAATCATCCAACAGTTACGGAATCGGCGTTAAAAATGTGCATCATCGCATTCAAATCTACTTTGGCAAAGAGTATGGTTTATCTTTTCAAAGCGAGCTGGACGAAGGCACAACGGTAAATATCCGTATTCCAAAAATAGAGGGGGACGCAAATGAACGGAAAAGTAATGAAGATAACGATTAG
- a CDS encoding substrate-binding domain-containing protein, with product MNGKVMKITIRVILAVMILSFLIFTLSTFTQSDKSKMNIMFIAKSSQSNFWKTAFQGARAAGNEYNVNVVIQAPETEEDYGKQNEMLQWAIDNSVDAVVFSACDFDKSVKAAERVIDAGIPVISIDSPINSSKELMMIGTDNILAGVQAGEKLAELTDYKGKVGIINFEEGSANGMQRERGCLDAILKYPNMEVVDIRYTLSNIENPKLNTIDMLKENPEINAIATFNEWTTLGVGEALKEMDIDKDKIAVIGFDNNLKSIEQLERGIFDGLIVQNPFAMGYIGIQQAIEYKKNKQHEDFIDTGTKVITAENMYNIENQKLLFPFSNVK from the coding sequence ATGAACGGAAAAGTAATGAAGATAACGATTAGAGTTATTTTAGCAGTGATGATTCTCTCTTTCCTGATTTTTACCCTTTCCACTTTTACGCAAAGTGATAAATCTAAAATGAATATTATGTTTATTGCAAAATCAAGCCAGTCAAATTTTTGGAAGACTGCATTTCAAGGGGCACGCGCTGCCGGGAATGAATATAACGTCAATGTTGTTATTCAAGCACCTGAAACCGAAGAAGATTACGGCAAACAAAATGAGATGCTGCAGTGGGCAATTGATAACAGTGTGGATGCAGTGGTATTTTCTGCTTGCGATTTTGACAAATCGGTAAAAGCGGCAGAGCGTGTTATTGACGCGGGTATTCCCGTAATCAGCATCGACAGCCCCATTAATTCAAGCAAAGAGCTCATGATGATTGGTACAGACAACATTTTAGCGGGTGTGCAAGCAGGTGAAAAGCTCGCTGAACTGACCGATTATAAAGGCAAAGTGGGTATCATTAACTTTGAAGAGGGCAGTGCAAACGGTATGCAGCGCGAGCGGGGATGCCTTGATGCAATTCTCAAATATCCGAATATGGAAGTGGTGGATATCCGCTACACCCTTTCGAATATAGAAAACCCAAAGCTAAACACAATTGATATGCTCAAAGAAAACCCTGAAATCAACGCCATTGCTACTTTTAATGAGTGGACGACCTTAGGTGTGGGCGAAGCACTGAAAGAAATGGATATAGATAAAGATAAAATTGCGGTGATTGGTTTTGACAATAATTTAAAATCGATTGAACAGTTGGAGCGCGGTATTTTTGACGGTTTGATTGTACAAAATCCGTTTGCTATGGGGTATATCGGTATCCAGCAGGCGATTGAATACAAAAAAAACAAGCAGCATGAAGATTTTATTGATACGGGTACGAAAGTAATCACTGCCGAAAACATGTACAATATCGAAAACCAAAAGCTTCTGTTTCCGTTCAGCAATGTCAAATAA
- a CDS encoding galactose ABC transporter substrate-binding protein, producing MKKLTKVLAMILALTMMLSLAACGGGASTPAAPAETSSDAPADNASEAAPAAKEVNVGVAIYKFDDNFMTLYRTELERYFKEDLSKDGVKYNVTIVDGKGDQAEQTNQIDTFIANKVDVIICNLVQSSSASTVVEKAKTADIPVVFINREPTAEDLGAWDKVAYVGADARQSGTFQGEIIAETPNKGDMNGDGVVSYVMIMGDPENVDAQYRTEFSVKALKDAGIKTEELFKQRGDWDQAKGQELANTALTQFGNKVDVIFCNNDAMALGAVQAIAANGRTVGKDIYLVGVDALEEAQNLVKEGGMTGTVLNDHIGQSHTAADVAVKAIAGEKLEKNYTVDYVKVTK from the coding sequence ATGAAAAAGTTAACAAAAGTATTGGCAATGATTCTTGCATTGACAATGATGTTGTCTCTCGCTGCTTGCGGTGGCGGTGCTTCAACTCCCGCTGCTCCTGCTGAAACATCTTCCGATGCTCCTGCAGACAATGCTTCTGAGGCTGCTCCGGCTGCAAAAGAAGTAAACGTGGGTGTAGCAATTTACAAATTTGATGATAACTTTATGACCTTGTATCGTACAGAACTTGAGAGATACTTTAAAGAGGATTTGAGCAAAGACGGTGTAAAATACAATGTTACAATTGTTGATGGTAAAGGTGACCAAGCTGAGCAAACCAACCAGATTGATACCTTTATTGCTAACAAAGTAGATGTTATCATCTGCAACCTGGTTCAGTCTTCTTCTGCTTCAACCGTAGTTGAAAAAGCAAAAACAGCCGATATCCCTGTTGTTTTCATCAACCGCGAGCCTACCGCTGAAGACCTCGGCGCTTGGGACAAAGTTGCTTACGTTGGTGCAGATGCTCGTCAGTCCGGTACATTCCAGGGCGAGATCATTGCTGAAACACCAAACAAAGGCGATATGAACGGCGATGGCGTTGTTTCTTATGTTATGATTATGGGCGACCCTGAGAACGTTGATGCTCAGTACAGAACTGAGTTCTCTGTGAAAGCACTTAAAGATGCTGGCATTAAAACTGAAGAGCTGTTCAAACAGCGCGGCGACTGGGATCAGGCAAAAGGTCAAGAGCTTGCTAACACTGCTCTGACACAGTTTGGCAATAAAGTTGACGTTATCTTCTGTAACAACGATGCTATGGCTCTGGGTGCAGTACAAGCTATCGCTGCAAACGGCCGTACTGTTGGCAAAGACATTTACCTCGTTGGCGTAGATGCTTTGGAAGAAGCTCAAAACCTTGTAAAAGAGGGCGGCATGACTGGTACTGTTCTGAACGACCATATTGGTCAGTCTCACACTGCTGCTGATGTTGCTGTTAAAGCAATTGCAGGCGAGAAACTCGAGAAGAACTACACTGTAGACTATGTTAAAGTTACAAAATAA